The nucleotide window cttcagctggcGGGCATCTGTGAAGTACGTTAGCGAATTGGTCTGGATTgggtcttgttgaagatgacttaCGCTGAGAAGATTGAACGAGATCGAGAAGCTCCTGCTCAAGCTTCTGATCGGCAAGGGGCCAGGCTACCGACACATCAGCGAATGGTTACAGGAGAGCTGCGAGGGAATTGGTCATACCAGCACTCTCAGACATTGTGGAAGATTAGACCGAGGGTTTTGAGGAAAGTTTCTAACCGATGATAGTCAGTCGCTGGTCCTTGTTGGAATTTGAGGATAGTCGAGTCGCGCGTACAAGATGGTATGAGGTTCAGGGTTCCTTGCGTTGGCTCGCCCTGAGGACTGAAAAGTGAGGTTGGAGGAGGAACGTGGTTGGTGATATATcgacaaagtcaagaaggaagaagaaaaaaaaagagaagaagctggacaATATGCGCCAAGGCGGCAGAAAAATTCACATGTGGCGCGCTGAGCCTTGTGTGGCTTGCTACTGCGAGGCTTTCCTGGTTCCACTTCTCGTTTCGAGCCCACCAGTCAGTGACCGGTCTGACTGGCCCATCTTTTATCCGAAACACCAGCCGCCCCGTAGTGCATTATGTAATGCTCCCCGTGCCTCTCCCTCCCAATAGAGTACAGCAAAACCTTGCCGCCAACCAGACGCCAACCTGGAATGAGACCTTAACAAGCACACCTTCacctcgacatcttcgtCTCAAACCCCAAGCAAACGGTTCCCGTTATCCAACGACTTCATCTCCCGACAGCTTAGCTCGTCTTCCGATTACTCGACACACCTTCTGACTCCTGAACACGATATTGTTCGATTGATACCAGTTTCATCCTCAGATAAACAACCGTCAAGATGGTTAGCGAACTTTGGTATGTGCTTGCGCGCCTCCTTGcccccatcatcatcaagctccCTATGCATCACCGGAAGCTCCAGGCATCGCCTAACAACGCGAAAGGCCATCGGAATGGCCTCGCACTacatccttcttgatgattGAAGCTAACATGCGCGTCTCTGCAGCCCCGTTTACTCGGTTAGTCCTCCACGTCATCCATGCCGTCGACGTCACCTCGCGACACCCAAACCTCCATCGTGAGGCGGTCGACGATATCGACTTCATATCGAACTTCACATCGCTAACGATCATTTAGCCCTTCTTTGGTGCTATGGGCTGCACCTGCGCCATTGTCTTCACCTGCCTTGGCGCCTCGTACGGTACCGCCAAGTCGGGTGTCGGTATCGCTGCCATGGGTGTCCTCCGCCCCGACTTGATCGTCAAGAGTACGCGGCCCTTGGAATCCAATCCCCACGAACTGTGCGATGCTAACTTTCCCAGACATTGTTCCCGTCATTATGGCCGGTATCATTGGTATCTACGGCCTCGTCGTTTCTGTCCTTATCTCCGATGGCTTGAAGCAGGATCTTCCTCTGTTCACTAGTTTCATTCAATTCGGTGCTGGTCTCTCCGTCGGACTTGCTGGTCTCGCTGCAGGTTTCGCCATTGgtattgttggtgatgctggTGTTCGAGGAACTGCCCAGCAGCCCCGTCTCTTCGTCGGCATGATTCTTATTCTCATTTTCGCTGAAGTCTTGGGTACGTCTTGGTTGCTTAATCTGACGTGGCCAATTGGCTAACATTGAACAGGTCTCTACGGTCTCATCGTTGCCCTCCTCATGAACTCCAAGGCCAATGTTGATGCTGTATGCTAAATCAACAACGGAACAGGAGCCCTTCCTTGATGACAGCCTGACAAGATCGAACTCAATCATAAGAGCTGCTCAGGGTATGGTCGACTGAATGGACACTAATAGCGCTTGCAACTTTCCTTGCTCCTTGTCCCGAACATGGACGGTGCAGTAGATGTTGCGAACGCTGGCGTTGGGTTGGCACGGTTTCATACCTGCCCCTTTTTCGCGCAATCATGGAATAATGGACTTGAGCTACTGTTTTTGTTTTCTATTATGGGAGGAGAGGGGCTGGGATGAAATAGGAGGATGGTTTCTGTAAAATACTCTCAACATGCGTGTTATTCTCTGGGTGGCTTCTCATCATAGACGGTGAAGGGAACTCGAGTATTAGTGTATGCTATTGCCAATTGTTCTTTTTTTGTACCGAAACTTAACGTATATGTCCCTTTTATACATCGTCAGGTCAATCGAAGTAGCTAGCTAGCATCTTACAATCACATACTTCGCCGATTATGACGGGCAATGTACAAGTACTGAGACAACTGGTACACGCCAAGTCGTTGCAAGTGCCCACGACGTCTGTTCCGAAGGTGTAATGCTCAATAAGGGTGTATCAATACAGCAGTTTATTATAGTATCCTCGCCTCATAACAAGTATGCAAATGCGAGCAAAAGATTACAAGATCTAGAAACCTCCCAAAGCAAGTCGACACCTTATAAAAACCAATAGAGGCTGATGTCTACAGCTTCCTTATATACCCCCTTCGTATTACgtctcttcatctcttcGTTTGTGGGTTTCCCTTTTTGTCTCCCAGACATGATACCGGTTTTTGTTTCCATGTACAGATTTCCACTGACCAAAACACCTATAGTGGCATCAAGAGCCACTGACTgagaataataaataggcaCTAAGTGTCCCTCGGGGGCGGAACGAGTCTGAGTTGCTCCCGATTGGCCTCGTCGACTCCTTAGATGACGTACTAAGAGACTATTAGTATCAGGGTTCAAGCAACGCTTTAGTGGAAACTTACAGGAATGAAGAGGTAAGGTACACGTCGCTCATACTCGAGCCAAGCGTCGCCGTACTTGCGACGGCAACGAGTGATATCTCGAGCAGCACGGTGAGCGATCATACCGCAGAAGAAGAGTGGATAGAACCAGGGGAAAGGGCTCTCGAAGCCTGTAATCAGACCCCAAGAAACAGCGAACCACACATCGGCAGTGTAGTGAATCTTGCGGGCAAGACCATACCAACCGTCAACCAGGATAGTTCCCTGAGGGGTAACAATAGTCTTGGGGTTGTGGATGGTCTGCCAGGGGACCTGAGGGAAGGTTTTGCGTAGGACCAACTTGCCCTTCTCCATAGCGCGGAAGCGATTCTTCTGGCTGTTGCAGCTATCCCAGACCCAGTACCAGAAGAGGTATCCAGCGAACATGGCGGCGAGAATGCCGCGGTTCCAGCGGTACACATCAGGGTGGTGGTTAGCTAGATAGATAGTGCAGTGGCAGTAAGAGAGAGGAACACCAGCGAGGTTCCAGAAGATGAGCATGAAACCCCACTTCTCATAGTACATATCCcaggtggtgatgatgagctcCTCTCCCTTGGCACAGGCATTGGCGTAGAGGAAGTGAGCCATGACGAGAAACCAAACCTCACCAGAGACGTAGCCGTACTGCTCATATTGACGAGTGGCGGCGCCAAGACTGAGGATGAGCAGGATGTACCAAGGCATGCGAACCTCGAAGAACATCTTGAAGTCGAGAATGCCAAACAAGCGGGGGTTCAACTCGGCGCCCATGAAAAAATCATAGATGGGATAGCCCGTCATACGGTGCTGCTTGCCACGCCAAAGAGCAGAGAAATAGGCCACAAAGCTGACAAGGAAGCCACTGAGGATAGCAACAGACAGAAGAGGACCGAACTCATCAATGGCAGTGTACAGAGGCCAGATACCAGAGAAATGCagaaaggcaaggcaagCAAGAGTGGTGTAAAGACTCCAGTAGGCGCTGCAGTAGTAGGGAAGCTGCTTGCCGCCCtcatgaggaagaggcttgCCATAGCCCCAGACACCGGGGAGGAGGCAGTAAAAGGCACCCTCAACAATGAGATAAGACCAGTACCAGGCCCAGACCTGGAGGCGGGGGAATGCACCAGTGTAGACCAGATTGACGAGGTGAGCGGCAAACTCACCCCAGGACTGACCCTCGGCACGGGAGGGAAACTTGCCATCGTAGTAAGTGGCGCCAATCCACATATACCACATGAGTATAGGGAAGAGTATCATCATGGCAGCGGTGCCCAAAGAACCACCAAACTCGAACTCTCCAGAGTAGTCAATCTTGGGATCCTGGCCAGGCCTCCAGCCATCAACCACATTGGGGTCTTGAGGCACGCCCTCGGTCTTCTCCATAACTGAATTGATTGGTGCAGCGCCAGAAACATCGTTGGATGTAGCATGACCGTTGGTGGCGTGTCCATTGGTGACATCACCGTTTGAATGGCCATTGGCATGGCCGTTGGTCTTGCCATTGGAGGCTCTGTTGACAGCTCCCATGTTGTCGGAATCTGTGTCCTCGTCGAGCTCTTCGGTGAACCTAGCGGTGCGTCGGCGAGTAGGTCGCGAGATAGCCTCAGCGGCAGAGTTTGACTCGGTTTCGACGTCTGAGAGAGGTTGGGAAGTCTGGCGGCGATTTGAACGTGAGCGACGAATAGGGGTCTCAACCATGCCCTCGAAGAGTTCCTTCTTCCTGGAGGCGCAAAGTTAGTACATGATGGAAAATTTGGGATTGAGGAATAGAGATGCAAACAAACCTGGGAGTTTGGCGTAGTGAATATCTTGAAGACATCTTGAAGGAAGGGCTCGGGAGAGCCTTTATATAATGGACAGTTGAACAGAGGCAGAACCAAGAAAGAGACTAAGAAGCTGGAGCCAAGTCCTGAGAGCCTGAACCGTCAATCAGGCTGTGATCACACAGACTGAAGACTGTGCTTTTTCCCACCCACAGTGCGCAAGACAACAGAAAGAAGCAATCAGACTGGACGCCTCAGATGCACTTTGAAAAGCCAGAGATGCAGCTATGGACAGCACGGTAAATCAAAGCAAACAAACCCAAATACAGGAACAGGGGGCGGTGACAGTGTCTTGGAGTGAAAAAGACTAGGGCATCAGATAAAAATGCCTAATTAGGTAGACAGTATCCGCTGTAGGTAGGTTGGGCGATGACACCGATATCccgacaagaaggaaaagaaaagagtcAAGTGAAGGATACCCAAAACAAACCAAACAATGGAGAAAGAGGGAAAAAGTTGGTGGAGGGGGGCGTGTTGCCAACAACACCCAAAAGTTGCAGTTTGCAGTTGCCGTCTGTCCCCCAAGTACAATTCTCGCGATGGGGAATCCGAATAAGAAAACGTGTTGTGCTATTGGCGCGCTGCAGTTGGCCGTTCGGAGTAATCTCCCTCAGGGGACCTAGCCAATCAGAGGACAGGTCTGACAGGCGATCCATGCGCCTGGAAATTGAGGTACTTGTTGTTCCGCAGAGTCTTCTGCAAAGCATCAGGTAACTCTGGCCCATCTGCCCCAGAAATCTCCAAAGGCCAATCATCAGCACCACGCTAATGCACGATTCGTATAGCGATTTGACAGGGATTAGCCTACTATTCTGCCGTCTGTCATGACCCCCAGATAATGCGTCAGTCTTCATCTTTGAGCCTCATCGCTCGCTTGGATCGCCCTAAACGTACTGATCCTCCTCTTGCACGCCGACAAGTGTGACAAGGGTATGCTATACGAATCGTGCATGAAGCTAAGCCCCGACTTTTATCAACGACAATCCATACCTACACCTTGAAACATCAACTTCCTCCACAAACTTGACTTACTTTTCAACTCGGCATCATGATAATGTCCGCTTCCCGGTCTCGACGGTGATCCATTGAGGGGTTCCTTCAACTTTTTGAACGGTTCTGTTTGTTCCGGAAGCTCAAGAGGGCTACATCGTAGGGTCTaagccatcttcatccttgtCAACTGTTCCTGTGCCGTCAAATCTCGGCGTGATACTCTCATGATGTGGCTCTTTGTGGATGTCCTGATAGGCCTCTCTTCTCGTGTCAGCTCAATAACTTGGTCATTCGTTCTCCGAAATGCTCCTTGACGCTATATGTTTACCCGGACGGATGAGAATCCTTGATTTTGTTCTCCCACCTTAGACGAGACCTGCATCTATCCCGATGCAACTGGGTCCCTGAACCTGAGTCCAGCTCTCCCGAAGACAGAAGATCAGTGACAAAGTGTTTGGCACACTGTAAGAGTCTGAGATTGGctccatgttgatgagatgtgCTTTGATTCTTTCTCCTCAGTCTTGAACCCTGCCAACCCGGGCCTACCCTCAAGCCTGTCTTCGACCCAAGGGGAGGTCTTCGAGAGGTCACGCAGACATCGCAGAAGTACCTTTCCTTCGTTTCAAGTACTCGCCACTCTTCGTCCGACTGATGCCAAGAttgtcttcatcttcctctttctGTCCCGCCCGCTGGCTCTGACGGTACATTCGCCCGCCTCTTTTGCTCACACAAATCATCTTGTCGTCAGTCGTTCTATGCCCCTCCCAAGTATTCGTACATGGCTGTACTCTTGGGAGTCCAGCCAAGACTATCTGAAAGGGGTACACTGCCAGATATCTCTGTGACAGATGATCACTACAGCTAGTGAATTTTCATGTCAGTCTTCTTTTGATCTATACTGGCATTTTCTATCCTTCAATCCTGTTATATCTAGCAGTTACCACAAATGTAGTTTGTAGTTGAAGACGTACTTCACAGACTGCGTGCTCTCCTGCTCTCTTTTGGTTTCATGCGCTGTGCGATTTCCATTGCCCATCACTCCATTTGCCTTGACTCCACACTCCCCCTTCGTGGACATTGCATCTGTATTGCTGAATCATATGTTGGTGGAATTTCTCAAATGCTGCTCGGAACCCGTTTGTTTGCTGTGCTTATTTGAGTTGCGGGCGTTGCGACTTGGAAAAACTCTCATGGTTACTATGGTACAACTCACTACATCAGATGGACTAGGGCTTGCCAACCCAACCCCTTTTATATCATTTCCCACTTCTGGAGCCGATATTCCCTATCCCTAGATGTATTCGTGATGGATCAAGTCCGACCTGAACTTCCTCAATATTGCTTTCATCCATCATTACCCCATTCAGGTCAATTTCATGGTAGCTTTGATCTCTCAGATGGCAAGAAAGCTCACGCTTCAGGTCACTAGTCGTCTCCTCATTCTCCGTTACTCAAGCTTGCATGCGTCTTTGAGTGAGTTAAATGCGACATCCTATCGCACGGGGTTGTGAACCTACCAGGGCTTCTCATGTCAAGTCGCCACTTGGGGCTTTTGTTAGAATACAGAATCGAGTTGCGAACGTTCTGCCGATCACCCAAGTGACTAGAGTACCTCGGTAGCAATAGCAAGGTATCTCACGTCGTTGTGCCACAGTGAAATGGTGAATGGCAATGCTATCAGAACGCAACGCATGAGGAACAGAGTATTCAGCACACAAGACGCAAAGCTGCAGCATTTCTTTTGGCCTGAGATGTCCTTGTATAGAACGACACAATGCTCCTTCTACTACCCCAGCTTCTCGTAGACGCTGTGGTCCAGGGTGGCACGCTGCCAAAGAATTGTACTCTTAGCAACGGCACCAAGTGAGGAGTCTCCTCCAACGTTCAGTGTTGCGGACCATGGCAGCTTTTTGCTGCTCGTGTCTACAATAGACCATCCGAGGCATGCCCAGCTTGTGTAAATCAGAAAACAATGGTAAAATGCGTTTTCATAAGTGTCGCCAGTCGAAAACCAGCCGCTTAGGTGGCAAGAAACAACCGCCCTCCAGGGTATCTTCGATCATTACAAACTGTCACCTAAAGAAATCGTGTCG belongs to Fusarium oxysporum Fo47 chromosome V, complete sequence and includes:
- a CDS encoding V-ATPase proteolipid subunit C-like domain-containing protein, with product MGCTCAIVFTCLGASYGTAKSGVGIAAMGVLRPDLIVKNIVPVIMAGIIGIYGLVVSVLISDGLKQDLPLFTSFIQFGAGLSVGLAGLAAGFAIGIVGDAGVRGTAQQPRLFVGMILILIFAEVLGLYGLIVALLMNSKANVDAVC
- a CDS encoding ergosterol biosynthesis ERG4/ERG24 family-domain-containing protein: MSSRYSLRQTPRKKELFEGMVETPIRRSRSNRRQTSQPLSDVETESNSAAEAISRPTRRRTARFTEELDEDTDSDNMGAVNRASNGKTNGHANGHSNGDVTNGHATNGHATSNDVSGAAPINSVMEKTEGVPQDPNVVDGWRPGQDPKIDYSGEFEFGGSLGTAAMMILFPILMWYMWIGATYYDGKFPSRAEGQSWGEFAAHLVNLVYTGAFPRLQVWAWYWSYLIVEGAFYCLLPGVWGYGKPLPHEGGKQLPYYCSAYWSLYTTLACLAFLHFSGIWPLYTAIDEFGPLLSVAILSGFLVSFVAYFSALWRGKQHRMTGYPIYDFFMGAELNPRLFGILDFKMFFEVRMPWYILLILSLGAATRQYEQYGYVSGEVWFLVMAHFLYANACAKGEELIITTWDMYYEKWGFMLIFWNLAGVPLSYCHCTIYLANHHPDVYRWNRGILAAMFAGYLFWYWVWDSCNSQKNRFRAMEKGKLVLRKTFPQVPWQTIHNPKTIVTPQGTILVDGWYGLARKIHYTADVWFAVSWGLITGFESPFPWFYPLFFCGMIAHRAARDITRCRRKYGDAWLEYERRVPYLFIPYVI